A genomic window from Silene latifolia isolate original U9 population chromosome Y, ASM4854445v1, whole genome shotgun sequence includes:
- the LOC141631797 gene encoding uncharacterized protein LOC141631797 has protein sequence MKGRYWYDYSPTLNSSWVWRTICKVKDRVKAGFINDVWCANRGQYTVASGYDWLQEDLVKVDWWPLIWNRLNLPKYTFIGWLMIQERLFTKDRMLRFGVLTDGLCEICWTQMEDHHHLFYLCDFSSRCWNLLRAWLGVPLPTNDVLQWCNRWRSRSLLKKQLVHAAVVALIYHIWMARNVCREEHRVPCPNNIVKEIRCYSEFV, from the coding sequence ATGAAAGGAAGGTACTGGTATGATTATTCTCCTACATTGAATTCAAGCTGGGTGTGGAGGACTATCTGCAAGGTGAAAGACAGAGTGAAAGCAGGGTTCATTAATGATGTATGGTGTGCTAATCGGGGACAGTACACTGTGGCCAGTGGATATGATTGGTTGCAAGAGGATCTGGTTAAGGTGGATTGGTGGCCTCTGATATGGAACAGGCTCAATCTACCTAAGTATACGTTTATTGGGTGGCTAATGATCCAGGAGAGGCTTTTTACTAAGGATAGGATGCTACGGTTTGGTGTCCTCACTGATGGTCTGTGTGAAATCTGCTGGACACAAATGGAAGACCATCATCATCTTTTCTATTTGTGTGATTTCAGTAGCAGATGCTGGAACCTGTTGAGGGCGTGGTTAGGGGTACCCCTGCCAACTAATGATGTCTTGCAATGGTGCAATAGGTGGAGGAGCAGGTCATTGCTGAAGAAACAGCTAGTTCACGCAGCTGTGGTGGCTCTAATCTATCACATTTGGATGGCACGGAATGTTTGTAGAGAGGAGCACAGGGTACCTTGTCCAAACAACATTGTCAAAGAGATTAGGTGTTATTCAGAATTTGTATGA